From the Misgurnus anguillicaudatus chromosome 17, ASM2758022v2, whole genome shotgun sequence genome, one window contains:
- the obsl1b gene encoding obscurin isoform X6, whose amino-acid sequence MDVFGGAPRFLAYPRPVVVQSGTDAVLKCQIGGDPRPAVIWERNNEKIHPEGKYRVFEDGNVYNLIITSVTLEDSGQYICKAKNCIGETYAAATLKVEGEAQELELREENKPRFLIKPLSTRVGRGEDAMFSCKLWGKPRPEVMWEKDGKKLNEIFESTHFSVSYQDGGWFQLKIFKTRAPDGGVYTCKARNEFGESLAGAVLLVDAGPGHEDEGNRNGYTNPHWKAHQGKQRSGRQVAARHNPLPNIAKVKMFAVTEGKHAKFRCYVTGKPKPEILWRKDGRLILSGRRYLLYEDREGYFTLKVLYCKQQDNGVYVCSASNTAGQTLSAVHLIVKEPLVRFKQPLNDLQVWERDLAVLECEVPEDSVPITWYLEDRRLQPGAKYGMEEWGTKRRLTIRDIGVDDDGIYLCEMADGGRSIAEVAVKGTIVRKLPRKVDVLEGENAAFCAEVEAEEMDIHWYKDGTELRETHQTILKSFGRTHILVFVNTTTQDSGLVTFYVGRSKTSSQLRVKAARHCPPSCPIGVQINTERANAALLSWFPAQDSRKNPPSGYIIERKEVGSQEWLQCLTTDTATAVEILGDSVPCEADYRFRICSVNKYGRSGNVEFPRAVHLVPVARIQAPLQDALVPEGQDACFSIELSASVIGTWFLNGNQLQDDERFSIRRTRTHQSLRIRGVRETDNGAEITFIAYGIRDSAALYIQAPLVKFTPLSEMDRNKFVESGNPIVLYCELSNPEVPVRWYKNGVELHSTEGLHIQAEGTMRRIVIQSADFANSGVYSCDAIDDVIRFNVEVEAPPVRFSVLPDVERNKSPEAGSTMTLQCELSDPLAQVSWYKDGVKLLPEDGLDIKSEGKTRKLTVQSTEFYHSGVYSCKTRGDAVHFNVEVKAPPVRFLAVPEEKLRTCIEAGCPIVLQCEISESAAQVHWYKDGDQLLVESGVDFISEGCMRTLSIQTAQLSHAGVYTCTTKDDVIKFHVDVQAAPVRFSAVPDAEKSICTEAGGCFELRCKVSDPKVHVCWFHNDVEIKPETGLDIQSDGDVRKLIVESAEPSHSGLYRCETSDDSVQFIVDIKELPVMFSALPETVKNQLFEADYPTDLHCEISDPSAKEFCYKDGVELISKSPTHIKSECTRKTLAVKTAQTSNSGWYDSVRTDDAIQFNVQDQVPAKKFLAVPEDEKTKSTDETEPVALHCEILDPVPYIHQARDEKEKIMIAEREGQAAAQSEHEVRLDESKETVRKLPETSVFDECLIQMAPDVPIRFEMDQAELSHYEVCSGETYDDPCTVDIKASRKNSPPICEMDESLPVDPDSSSVLLIENSKHMTQDQTISCQQVGTKMISHNPTRKEFVQSAETCLSAACKTDAKDQSIVYQEKVKDNLSPQPEEPVCKEDLFTQPSKAKGVTPIESDSPVDLRISRLDSSLEDEIQFYFQNGYEIQTEEGVQKPIVPASDFGHSGVHDNKTMDDDIIFKVDVKATSLQKSTTHDTERNMSIGEKDNANYPQPELSSTMTEVSSYKKGKELHQQCDIVTHSEETFTALVVKSDEPSHSGLHACEMDEVTVQCAVDLPELSVAPSVKFSTVPDSQRTKCIESGGPFKLQCEVSDPNAQVWWYKDGNEVLPQDGLIILSDGAIRTLSVETAELYHSGTYSCQTNNDGITFHVEIKAPPPNFIPVSEEEKNKSTEVGSSIVLKCELSDANAQVLWCKDGTELSPNSGLDFQRDGNMRKLTVQSAQLSDTGHYTCHVPGDSISFKVHVQVPPVRFSKLPEIARNKFIEAGCPIILQCEISDPTSQVCWLKDGVQLQEQTGLDIQSEGTMRTMIIQSAEPKHSGIYSCEAVDDRIAFKVDVAVPPAMFSAVPETEKNKSFEAGCPIILQCEISDPTALVQWYKDGLQLLPQSGVNIQTEHTTRTLVIQSAKLSDSGFYSCNTADDISEFFVDVKAPPVTFAYISEDDLHRNIVEQDNLLLYCEVSRSDAVAQWYKDGVEIKSTDNVLIEVENIVRRLIILSAQLSDSGTYTCRAGDNALIFKVNVREPPVMIVYPKEDVHLDRHVPEEIVLSCELSRSNGKVTWYKDGQKLQESENIKLKAEGPYRRLKILHSGIEDSGEYVCDTADDSIFFNLTIKEPPVRIISPSQSQMELCQQTSERMVLSCEISRPNAVVRWYRDGLEVEESNSLILEVDSVYRRLIIPKPTVKDSAEYVCDTADDSVTFIVNIAEPPVRFIRPRKMAYGVEKLVGDTLVLECEVSRANAEVSWKREGEEIDENSNVTIIEDGASRQLIIHSAALEDAGQYVCDARDDVMDFLVKIKEPPLTIMRKADIETKLHFLESDAIVLKCEISRPNGVVSWLKDNERIEGKEHFICEEEGTFRSLIVLSAELNDSGEYVCHTQDDKVVFSVTVEGTTWLNKKLNDDVPFCSFLPKKAPVSIIGNSEKPEHHTLNTGDDLVLQCEVSQANATVQWYHNGVLLHEDSRTHLESKHTMRKLVIRDLQTSDSGEYICDAIDDKMITMVFVQEPPFQFIKKDEQTNISAYEEDSVTLRATVNRANAPVKWQRGRDPIRGDRFHSTSDGNTHCLTINPLKRGDTGLYTCYVGSDEMNFSVNVKAIKVKFSKPLENVVGLKGCDVALKCELYTPKGDVQWLKDNQEIVPNRHFTIRAEGRVRSLTIHSVSEDDEGEYACESKDERTIATVVVNIPRIVEFVAELHNITVMEGENATFKCMVSPEDAHLAWFRNSQPISSNEKFHISSTGLCHVLQINNCQVSDSCKLTAEAEGVISRAILQVQEAQVFFTKSMESAVAEEYSDVTLEVEVSHEKGEVQWMRQGVVIHPGPKFTLKQNGRKRSITIHKLVLSDRGTYSCETLHDRTQARLSVEPRKIKIRKGLAEIQTYERETSSFEVELSHSNVEAVWQKNGHALKNNNRLRMTAKGRVHSLTISNLTLDDTGTYTFSVENIRSSAKLIVKEIPVSILKKLEDSRHPEGSGVTLECELSRHNVDVKWTKNGVQLKPGKNLRIYSMGRKCFLQILKCEQGDTGIYMCDAGDAKTSCSVDVYERELEILQGLEDLDIQEDQNAVFVCEVSLDDVPGEWFKNNERIKPTSTIKIRQEGTKHFLLICNVKGEDSGEIKFAAKNVESTAYLEVEALPANIVKPLQDKTALEKTRVVLDCTVANPRCSIRWYKGPNVILPSERFEICSEGCYRKLVIQQVQLEDEGIYSVQVGNYTSSAKLTVEAQSILIVNDLKDVEVIAPADACFACEVSLPEAKAPTWTLNGQTLHPGPKVVMEKVGTVHRLTLKQTSEEMSGTLCFIIGQAKSTAHLHVRSSH is encoded by the exons ATGGATGTCTTTGGTGGTGCGCCACGGTTTCTGGCCTACCCTCGTCCTGTGGTTGTACAGAGCGGTACAGACGCAGTTCTGAAATGCCAGATTGGTGGAGACCCCAGACCTGCAGTCATATGGGAACGAAACAATGAGAAAATCCATCCAGAGGGCAAATACAGGGTGTTCGAGGATGGCAATGTCTACAACCTTATCATAACTTCAGTGACGCTGGAAGACAGCGGACAATATATCTGTAAAGCCAAGAATTGCATCGGAGAGACTTACGCAGCAGCTACTTTGAAAGTGGAAGGCGAGGCGCAGGAGCTGGAATTGCGGGAGGAAAACAAACCACGCTTTCTCATCAAACCCCTCTCAACTAGGGTTGGACGAGGAGAGGACGCCATGTTCTCCTGCAAGCTGTGGGGAAAACCACGGCCAGAAGTGATGTGGGAGAAAGATGGCAAAAAGTTGAATGAAATCTTTGAGAGCACACATTTTAGTGTCAGCTATCAGGATGGAGGATGGTTTCAGCTAAAGATTTTTAAGACACGGGCACCAGATGGAGGGGTGTACACGTGCAAGGCCCGCAATGAATTTGGAGAGAGTTTAGCAGGGGCCGTTCTGTTGGTGGATGCGGGACCGGGACATGAAGATGAAGGGAACCGTAATGGTTACACAAACCCCCACTGGAAAGCACATCAGGGAAAGCAGAGAAGTGGAAGGCAGGTTGCAGCAAGGCACAACCCGCTGCCAAACATTGCCAAAGTAAAAATGTTTGCGGTGACTGAAGGGAAGCATGCAAAGTTCCGCTGCTATGTAACAGGAAAGCCAAAACCAGAAATATTATGGAGGAAAGATGGAAGACTAATCTTGTCGGGCAGAAGGTATCTGCTGTACGAAGACAGGGAAGGCTACTTTACACTTAAAGTTCTTTACTGCAAACAACAGGACAATGGAGTCTATGTCTGTTCTGCTTCAAACACTGCAGGACAAACTCTGAGTGCCGTACACCTTATTGTTAAAG AGCCACTTGTGCGATTTAAACAACCACTAAATGACCTGCAAGTATGGGAGAGAGACTTAGCTGTTCTCGAGTGTGAAGTTCCTGAGGACTCTGTTCCAATCACATGGTATTTAGAAGACAGGAGGTTACAGCCAGGAGCCAAATATGGAATGGAGGAGTGGGGGACAAAGCGTAGACTCACAATTCGTGATATTGGAGTTGATGATGATGGGATATATCTCTGTGAGATGGCTGATGGGGGCAGAAGCATTGCTGAGGTAGCAGTCAAAG GAACCATTGTAAGAAAGCTGCCACGAAAAGTTGATGTTCTAGAAGGGGAAAATGCAGCATTCTGTGCAGAGGTTGAGGCAGAGGAAATGGACATTCATTGGTACAAAGATGGAACTGAGTTAAGGGAGACCCATCAGACCATCCTCAAATCCTTTGGAAGGACACATATTTTAGTCTTTGTCAACACCACAACGCAAGATTCTGGTTTGGTCACTTTCTATGTGGGTAGATCAAAGACATCATCTCAACTAAGGGTGAAAG CGGCAAGGCACTGTCCGCCAAGCTGTCCTATTGGGGTTCAGATCAACACAGAACGAGCAAATGCTGCCCTCCTTTCCTGGTTTCCAGCACAAGATTCTCGAAAGAATCCACCTTCAGGGTATATCATTGAGAGAAAAGAGGTTGGCTCCCAAGAGTGGCTACAATGCTTAACCACTGACACTGCAACCGCAGTGGAGATCCTCGGTGACAGCGTTCCATGCGAGGCCGACTACAGATTTCGCATATGCAGTGTCAACAAATATGGAAGGAGTGGAAATGTAGAGTTCCCTCGAGCTGTTCACCTTG TTCCAGTGGCCAGGATCCAAGCACCTCTACAAGATGCTTTAGTGCCAGAAGGCCAGGACGCTTGCTTTTCCATTGAGCTCTCTGCTTCAGTTATAGGCACTTGGTTTTTAAATGGAAACCAGCTTCAAGACGATGAGCGCTTCTCCATAAGACGTACACGAACACACCAGTCTCTACGCATTCGTGGGGTACGAGAGACAGACAATGGAGCAGAGATCACCTTCATTGCCTATGGAATTCGAGATTCAGCTGCTCTGTACATACAAG CTCCATTAGTAAAATTCACACCACTTTCTGAAATGGATCGAAACAAATTTGTGGAATCTGGCAACCCTATAGTGCTCTACTGTGAGCTGTCAAATCCTGAGGTCCCAGTTCGGTGGTATAAGAATGGTGTTGAACTTCATTCAACGGAAGGTCTGCACATTCAAGCAGAAGGAACAATGAGGAGGATTGTCATTCAATCAGCTGATTTCGCAAACTCAGGAGTTTATAGCTGTGATGCTATTGATGATGTCATCCGGTTTAATGTGGAGGTTGAGG CCCCACCAGTGAGGTTCTCAGTGCTACCAGATGTTGAAAGGAACAAGTCCCCTGAAGCAGGATCAACAATGACACTGCAATGTGAGCTCTCAGATCCACTTGCCCAGGTATCCTGGTACAAAGATGGAGTAAAACTCCTGCCAGAAGATGGACTAGACATCAAATCTGAAGGCAAAACGAGGAAACTGACTGTTCAGTCAACTGAATTTTACCACTCAGGGGTGTACAGCTGCAAGACAAGGGGCGATGCTGTCCACTTTAATGTGGAGGTTAAAG CCCCACCTGTGAGGTTCTTAGCTGTCCCCGAAGAAAAACTGAGAACATGCATCGAAGCAGGCTGTCCCATTGTTCTGCAATGCGAAATTTCAGAATCGGCTGCACAGGTCCATTGGTACAAAGATGGGGATCAGCTCCTTGTAGAATCTGGAGTAGATTTCATATCAGAGGGCTGCATGAGAACGCTCAGTATTCAGACAGCACAACTGTCTCATGCTGGAGTGTACACCTGCACAACTAAGGATGATGTCATCAAATTCCATGTGGACGTTCAAG CTGCACCAGTGAGGTTCTCAGCTGTTCCAGATGCTGAGAAGAGTATATGCACTGAAGCAGGTGGATGCTTTGAACTCCGCTGTAAGGTCTCAGACCCTAAGGTCCATGTCTGCTGGTTTCACAATGATGTAGAGATTAAGCCAGAGACTGGTTTGGATATTCAGTCTGATGGAGATGTAAGGAAACTGATAGTGGAGTCAGCTGAGCCCAGTCATTCTGGATTGTACCGTTGTGAAACATCTGATGATTCTGTCCAGTTCATTGTGGACATTAAAG AGTTACCAGTGATGTTCTCAGCCTTACCAGAGACTGTGAAGAACCAGCTGTTTGAAGCAGACTACCCTACTGATTTACACTGTGAGATCTCAGACCCAAGTGCCAAGGAGTTTTGTTACAAAGACGGTGTAGAGCTCATCTCAAAAAGTCCAACTCATATCAAATCGGAGTGTACCAGGAAGACATTAGCTGTCAAGACAGCACAGACCTCTAACTCTGGATGGTACGACAGTGTGAGAACGGATGATGCCATCCAGTTTAATGTACAAGACCAAG TGCCAGCAAAGAAATTTTTGGCTGTTCCCGAGGATGAGAAGACCAAAAGCACTGATGAAACGGAACCTGTTGCGCTACACTGTGAGATCTTGGATCCCGTTCCATACATCCATCAGGCAAGAGATGAGAAGGAGAAGATCATGATTGCAGAAAGAGAAGGGCAAGCTGCAGCTCAAAGTGAACATGAAGTTCGTTTAGATGAATCCAAAGAAACTGTAAGGAAGTTACCGGAAACATCTGTTTTTGACGAGTGTTTGATTCAGATGGCACCAGATGTTCCCATCCGGTTTGAAATGGACCAAG CAGAACTGTCTCACTATGAGGTGTGCAGTGGTGAGACCTATGATGACCCATGCACTGTGGATATTAAAG CTTCGAGGAAGAACTCCCCACCAATTTGTGAAATGGATGAGAGCTTGCCCGTTGATCCAGACAGTTCCAGTGTACTACTAATTGAGAACTCTAAACACATGACCCAAGACCAAACTATATCCTGCCAACAAGTCGGGACAAAAATGATATCCCATAATCCCACAAGGAAAGAGTTTGTCCAGTCAGCAGAGACGTGTCTCAGCGCGGCGTGTAAGACTGACGCAAAGGATCAATCGATTGTATATCAAGAGAAAGTAAAAG ATAACTTGTCCCCTCAACCTGAAGAACCTGTTTGCAAAGAAGATTTATTTACACAACCATCTAAAGCTAAAGGGGTCACGCCCATTGAAAGTGATTCTCCAGTTGACTTGAGAATCAGTCGATTGGACTCTTCATTGGAGGATGAAATACAATTTTACTTTCAAAACGGATATGAGATTCAAACAGAGGAAGGTGTACAAAAACCGATTGTTCCAGCATCAGACTTTGGTCATTCAGGAGTTCATGACAACAAGACAATGGATGATGACATTATATTTAAGGTGGATGTCAAAG CTACATCCCTGCAAAAGTCTACTACCCATGACACTGAGAGGAACATGTCAATTGGTGAAAAAGATAATGCTAATTATCCACAACCTGAGCTATCAAGCACAATGACGGAAGTGAGCTCGTACAAAAAAGGCAAGGAACTCCATCAACAATGTGACATTGTCACCCATTCTGAGGAGACTTTTACAGCTCTTGTTGTCAAATCAGATGAACCGTCTCACTCTGGACTACATGCTTGTGAGATGGATGAGGTCACCGTGCAGTGTGCAGTGGACCTACCAG AACTGTCTGTAGCTCCATCTGTGAAGTTCTCCACTGTCCCTGATAGTCAACGGACCAAATGCATTGAGAGTGGAGGACCCTTTAAACTGCAATGTGAGGTCTCAGACCCCAATGCCCAAGTCTGGTGGTACAAAGATGGGAATGAGGTACTGCCTCAAGATGGCTTGATCATTTTGTCTGATGGAGCAATAAGAACCCTCTCTGTGGAAACTGCTGAATTATATCACAGTGGAACATACAGCTGCCAGACAAACAATGATGGCATCACATTCCATGTGGAAATCAAAG CTCCACCACCGAACTTCATACCAGTCTCAGAAGAGGAGAAGAACAAGTCAACTGAAGTAGGATCATCAATTGTTCTGAAATGTGAGCTATCAGATGCCAATGCTCAGGTTCTCTGGTGCAAAGATGGTACCGAACTGTCTCCAAACTCTGGGCTTGATTTCCAAAGAGATGGGAATATGAGGAAACTAACTGTTCAATCGGCACAGCTGTCTGATACGGGACACTACACCTGTCATGTTCCAGGTGATAGCATATCATTCAAGGTGCACGTTCAAG TTCCCCCTGTTAGGTTCTCAAAACTTCCAGAAATCGCAAGAAACAAGTTCATTGAAGCAGGCTGTCCAATTATCCTTCAGTGTGAAATCTCAGATCCTACTTCTCAAGTTTGCTGGCTCAAGGACGGAGTCCAGCTCCAAGAACAAACTGGACTTGACATCCAATCAGAGGGCACTATGAGGACAATGATTATCCAGTCAGCTGAGCCCAAACACTCAGGCATATACAGCTGTGAGGCTGTGGATGATCGCATAGCATTCAAGGTGGATGTTGCAG TTCCACCAGCGATGTTCTCAGCTGTTCCTGAGACTGAGAAGAACAAGTCCTTTGAAGCAGGCTGTCCAATCATTCTCCAATGTGAGATATCTGATCCTACAGCCCTGGTCCAATGGTACAAGGATGGATTACAGCTCCTGCCCCAGTCTGGCGTTAACATCCAAACAGAGCACACCACGCGGACACTGGTTATCCAATCAGCAAAATTATCCGACTCTGGTTTTTACAGTTGTAATACAGCTGATGATATCAGCGAATTTtttgtggatgttaaag CACCTCCTGTGACATTTGCTTATATCTCAGAAGACGATCTGCATAGAAATATTGTGGAACAAGACAATCTTCTCCTATATTGTGAGGTATCCAGGTCAGATGCTGTTGCACAATGGTACAAGGATGGAGTAGAGATAAAGTCAACCGACAATGTCCTTATAGAGGTAGAAAACATTGTACGCAGGCTTATCATCCTGTCAGCTCAACTTTCGGATTCTGGTACATATACCTGTCGTGCTGGAGATAATGCCTTAATATTTAAAGTCAATGTAAGAG AGCCTCCAGTGATGATTGTATATCCCAAGGAGGATGTCCACCTTGATCGGCATGTTCCTGAGGAAATTGTCCTCAGCTGTGAACTTTCACGTTCAAATGGAAAGGTGACATGGTACAAAGATGGACAGAAACTGCAGGAGAGTGAAAACATAAAGTTAAAAGCTGAGGGTCCATACAGACGGTTAAAAATTCTGCACAGTGGTATTGAGGACTCTGGAGAATATGTCTGCGATACAGCCGACGATTCAATATTCTTCAATCTAACCATAAAAG AACCGCCAGTGCGTATTATTTCTCCAAGCCAGTCCCAAATGGAACTTTGCCAACAGACATCCGAGAGGATGGTATTGAGCTGTGAAATCTCTAGACCAAATGCCGTTGTGCGCTGGTATCGTGATGGACTTGAAGTGGAGGAGAGCAACAGCCTAATACTGGAGGTTGACAGTGTCTATAGAAGACTTATTATTCCAAAACCTACAGTCAAAGACTCTGCAGAATATGTCTGTGACACAGCAGATGACTCGGTGACCTTCATTGTCAATATTGCAG AACCACCAGTTAGATTTATTCGGCCAAGGAAAATGGCCTATGGAGTGGAGAAACTGGTTGGAGACACGTTGGTCCTTGAGTGTGAGGTGTCTCGAGCAAATGCTGAAGTTAGCTGGAAAAGGGAGGGAGAAGAGATTGATGAAAACAGCAACGTAACCATCATAGAAGACGGAGCAAGTCGACAATTAATCATTCACTCGGCAGCTTTAGAGGATGCAGGCCAATACGTCTGTGATGCCAGAGATGATGTAATGGACTTCCTTGTAAAGATTAAAG AACCACCTTTGACAATTATGCGAAAGGCTGACATCGAGACAAAGCTGCATTTTCTTGAATCTGATGCCATCGTGCTTAAATGTGAGATCTCAAGACCAAACGGGGTGGTCAGTTGGCTTAAAGACAATGAGAGGATCGAGGGAAAGGAGCATTTCATCTGTGAAGAGGAAGGCACATTTAGATCTTTGATTGTCCTGAGTGCTGAGTTGAACGACTCAGGGGAGTATGTCTGTCATACACAGGATGATAAAGTCGTCTTCAGTGTTACTGTAGAAGGTACGACCTGGttaaacaaaaaactgaatgaTGATGTGCCTTTCTGTAGCTTTCTACCCAAGA AGGCGCCGGTGTCCATTATTGGGAATTCAGAGAAGCCAGAACACCACACTTTAAACACAGGAGACGACCTTGTCCTACAATGTGAAGTATCACAAGCAAATGCTACAGTTCAGTGGTACCACAATGGAGTTTTACTACATGAGGATTCACGTACACACTTGGAAAGCAAACACACAATGAGAAAGCTTGTGATACGAGATCTTCAAACATCTGACTCTGGAGAGTATATCTGTGATGCCATTGATGACAAAATGATAACTATGGTGTTTGTTCAAG AACCACCATTCCAATTCATCAAAAAAGatgaacaaacaaatatttCAGCCTATGAAGAAGACAGTGTAACACTACGTGCCACTGTTAATAGAGCCAATGCACCTGTGAAATGGCAGAGAGGTCGTGATCCAATCAGAGGTGATCGGTTCCATTCCACAAGTGATGGAAACACTCACTGCCTTACCATTAACCCACTCAAGAGAGGTGATACTGGACTGTACACATGTTATGTGGGATCTGATGAGATGAACTTCAGTGTCAATGTTAAAG CAATAAAGGTGAAATTCTCCAAACCACTGGAAAATGTAGTGGGACTCAAAGGTTGCGACGTGGCTTTGAAATGTGAACTATACACGCCAAAAGGAGATGTTCAGTGGCTGAAGGACAACCAAGAGATTGTGCCAAATAGACATTTTACAATCCGGGCTGAGGGCCGTGTGAGAAGTCTCACGATACACAGTGTATCAGAAGATGACGAGGGAGAATATGCTTGTGAATCCAAAGATGAAAGGACAATAGCTACAGTAGTGGTCAACA TTCCCCGAATTGTGGAGTTTGTAGCGGAGCTGCACAACATCACTGTCATGGAAGGAGAAAATGCCACATTTAAGTGTATGGTGTCTCCAGAGGATGCACACTTGGCCTGGTTTAGAAACAGCCAGCCAATTTCATCCAATGAAAAGTTCCACATTTCAAGCACTGGATTATGCCATGTGCTGCAGATCAATAATTGCCAAGTGTCAGACAGCTGCAAGCTGACCGCTGAGGCTGAAGGTGTGATTTCCAGAGCAATCCTTCAGGTCCAAG AGGCACAGGTGTTTTTTACGAAAAGCATGGAGTCGGCTGTGGCAGAAGAATACAGCGACGTGACGTTGGAGGTGGAGGTCAGCCATGAGAAAGGGGAGGTGCAGTGGATGAGACAAGGAGTAGTTATACATCCAGGGCCCAAGTTCACCCTGAAGCAGAATGGCCGAAAACGCTCTATCACAATCCACAAGCTCGTCCTTTCAGACCGGGGCACCTACAGCTGCGAAACGCTCCATGACCGCACGCAAGCCAGGCTTAGTGTGGAAC CAAGAAAAATCAAGATCCGAAAGGGTCTAGCTGAGATCCAGACTTATGAGCGAGAGACATCCTCTTTTGAGGTGGAGCTCTCTCATAGCAACGTAGAGGCCGTGTGGCAGAAGAATGGACACGCTCTTAAAAACAACAACCGTTTGCGTATGACTGCAAAGGGACGGGTGCACAGCCTCACCATCTCCAACCTGACCTTAGATGACACTGGCACTTACACATTCTCTGTTGAGAACATCAGATCATCAGCGAAATTGATTGTTAAAG AAATCCCAGTATCAATTTTGAAAAAGCTTGAGGATAGTAGGCACCCAGAGGGCTCTGGAGTGACTCTTGAATGCGAGCTGTCACGTCATAACGTAGACGTAAAGTGGACAAAG aatggagttcagcttaagccAGGAAAAAATCTCCGTATATACTCAATGGGAAGAAAATGCTTTCTACAGATCCTGAAGTGTGAACAGGGAGATACTGGTATATATATGTGCGATGCCGGGGATGCTAAAACATCCTGTTCAGTGGATGTATATG AAAGGGAGCTTGAGATATTGCAGGGTTTAGAGGATCTGGATATCCAAGAAGATCAGAATGCTGTGTTCGTGTGTGAAGTGTCCCTAGACGATGTTCCTGGAGAGTGGTTTAAAAACAACGAGAGGATTAAACCAACCAGCACCATTAAGATCCGCCAGGAAG GTACTAAGCACTTCCTCCTTATATGCAATGTCAAAGGAGAGGACTCTGGGGAGATCAAGTTTGCTGCCAAGAATGTTGAATCGACAGCTTACCTTGAGGTTGAAG CACTGCCAGCAAACATTGTGAAGCCACTTCAGGATAAAACCGCTCTGGAGAAAACTCGTGTCGTGCTGGATTGCACGGTGGCAAATCCCCGTTGCAGTATTCGCTGGTATAAGGGACCGAATGTCATCCTGCCCTCAGAGCGCTTTGAGATCTGCAGTGAGGGATGTTACCGAAAACTTGTGATTCAGCAGGTCCAGCTTGAGGATGAGGGCATCTATAGTGTTCAAGTTGGAAACTACACATCCTCAGCTAAACTTACTGTAGAAG CTCAGTCAATCCTTATAGTGAATGATCTTAAGGATGTGGAGGTAATTGCTCCTGCGGatgcatgctttgcatgtgAAGTGTCTTTGCCTGAGGCCAAGGCTCCTACCTGGACACTGAATGGACAGACGCTGCATCCGGGTCCTAAAGTTGTCATGGAGAAAGTGGGAACCGTCCATAGGCTCACTCTCAAACAGACGTCAGAGGAGATGAGTGGCACGCTGTGCTTTATCATTGGACAAGCCAAAAGCACTGCACATCTGCATGTCAGAA gTAGTCATTGA